DNA from Haloferax volcanii DS2:
CGACTACCGGACCGACGAGCGCGAACGGGCCATCATCGAGACGTTGGAGAAAGTCGGGCTCACGCCCGCGCGGAAGTTCCTCGACCAGTACCCGCACCAGCTATCGGGGGGCCAACGTCAGCGCGTCGCGGTGGCCAAGGCGCTCGTTCTCGACCCCGACTTCCTCATCTGCGACGAGCCGGCGTCGATGCTCGACGTGTCGCTGAAGGTGAACCTGCTGAACCTCCTGCGCGAACTCGCGGACACGGAGGACATCGGTATCGTCTACATCTCTCACGACCTCGCCAGTCTGGTACAGGTGTCGGACCGACTCGCCATTATGTACCTCGGGCGGGTCATCGAGGAGGGCGACGTCGAATCCATCGCGGCCGAGCCGAAACACCCGTACACCACTTCGCTCCTCGCGGCCGCCCCCGAGAAGGACCCGACGGTCGACCGCGACCGCGTTCTGCTCGACGGCGAGCCACCGAATCCGGTCGACCTCCCGTCGGGCTGCGTCTTCGCTCCGCGGTGCCCGAAGGCGGAAGACGAGTGCCGGGAGAGCGAGCCCGGACTCGATACCGTCCGAAGCGGCGAGTACCGCGCCGCATGCTACTTCCCGGACGGGGAGACCCCCGCCGCAGACGACCTCGCCGACGACCGCTCGGACTCTCAATACGGGGACTCTGAGTTCTCGCCGCCGGCCAGCGGCGACTCGGCCAGCGACTGACGCCGCCCTTCGACTCTCCTCGCTTCGTCTCCTTAGCGACCTCCCAGTAGCTCCGTGTCCCGATTCGAGGTTCGGCTGACGCATTAGAATTGCATAAACCAAACAATATTATAAGGAAGAATATTAGAATAATTTTCAAATTATTGAATCTATTTACTTATATTTGTTTCTTCTGTGTGTTTACTTCTGTGAATATATCTCAGATGTCCAAATAAAACCGGAAAATTCTGTTAATATCTATCCTATATAGTCAAAATGGGTATAAAAAGCTGACTTCAGCTATATTGCGGGGTTCCGTGGTTGATATATCTATTTACGCCGGATGTAATATTGTGTTTAAATTGATTTACTATTATCCGGTCTGGGTTGCGGTCGACCGCTCTCCCTACGCCAACTCCGAGATATCGAACACCGGCTTGCACGTCCCGCCTTCGATGAACGTCTCGAAGGCTTCGTCGGCTTCGAACAGCGAAAACCGGGTGTCGACGAACGTCTCGCAGTCCACGTCGCCGTCGCGAATCAGTCGGAAGGAGCGCTCGAAGTCCTCGTACATCGAGGCGTACGAACACTGGAGGTCGATTTCGGCCCGAACGAGCGGGGAGTAGGGCATCGACGTCTCGCCGGTCTGGCCGACGAGGACGATTTGGCCGCCCTTGCGGACCTCGTCGACGGCCGTCGTGAGCCCCGAGGGGTGGCCGGTCGTGTCGAACACCACGTCGTAGCCGACGCCGCCGGTGTGGCGCTCGCGGCGCGCCTCGGTGTCGTCGTCGGCGACGTTGACCGTCTCGAAGCCGAGTTCCTCCGCGAGCGGGAGGCGATAGTCGGCGTCCTGTCCCACGCCGGAGACGACGACGGTGCCGCCCTGCGCGCCCGCGACTTGGGCCGTGAGCAGACCGATTGGCCCGGGGCCTTCGACCAACACGCGGTCGCCCGCGCCGACCCGGGAGTTCTCGATGACGGCGCGCGCGGCGATGCTCGTCGGCTCCGCGACCGCGGCGTGCTGCTGTTTCACGTCGTCGGGAATCGGGTGGAGGGCGCGCTCCGGGACGGCGATGAACCGCTCGTACGCGCCGTCGTGGTCGACGCCGGTGATGACCGCGTCCTGGCAGACGTTCTCCTCGCCGATGCGACACTGATAACACTCGCCGCAGCCGCGAATCGGTCGTTCGACCACGCGGTCGCCGACGCCGAACTCCGTCACGCCGTCGCCGACTTCGACCACGCGACCGGCGTACTCGTGGCCGATGACCGTCGGGAGGTCCATCCGCTCGAAGGCGGATTCGAACTCGTAGATTCCCGCGTCGCTCCCGCAGAGGCCGGCGTAGTCGACCTCTACGAGCACCTCTCCGGCACCCGGTTTCGGTTTCTGTCGCTCGACGAACTCCATAGCGCCGGAGCTACGCTCTACTTTGGCAAGTCCTCGCATGAGAGCACATGTGGCACGGGTCGGTAAAAACGTATTGCATGCGGCACTCCCGTCGCGCGTTCCGCAACTATCATGTCGGCACCGTGCGGACTGAGACCATGGTCGCATACGAGCACACGCCAGTCTCCGTCAGTGACAAGCGCGTCGTCGTCGTCGGCGGGACGAGCGGTATCGGTCAGGCAATCGCCCTCGGATTCGCCAGCGAGGGCGCGGACGTCCTCGCAACCAGCCGACGCGAGTCGGCGGTCGACGAGACGGCCGACGCCATCGAGGAACTGGGAGCGAACGCGGTTCGGGAGACCTGCGACGTGACGGACCCGGCCTCGCTCGAACGCGTCCGCGAGCGCGCCGTCGAGGAGTTCGGCGGCGTCGACGTGGTCGTCGCCTCGCAGGGCGCGATATCCCGCGAGACGGTCCGCGACATCGACGACGACGCGTGGGACCACGTCACCGACATCGCGCTCGGGGGCGTCCGCCGCGTGACGCAGGAGCTGGCCCCGGCCGTCGCCGACGGCGGGTCGATTATCAACATCTCCTCGTTGGCCGCGCGGCTCTCGATGGCGAACCTCCCCGCCTACTCGGCGGCGAAGGGCGGCGTCGAGGCGTTCACCCGCGCGTCCGCGAAGGAACTTGCCCCCGAGATACGCGTCAACGCCATCGCACCGGGCTTCGTCATCACGCCGCAGAACGCCGACACCTACGCCGAAGGGACCGAAAAGCGCGAGCGAATCGACGAGCGAACGCCGCTCGGCAGAGTCGCGGAACGGGAGGAAATCGTCGGCGCGGCGGTCTTCCTCGCGAGCGACGCGTCTTCGTTCGTGACTGGTGAGGTCGTCACCGTCGACGGCGGGTTCGCGGACAGCGCGTTCTAACCCCGTCTTTCGTCTCCCGTCTCCCGTCTCTCGTCTCCCGTTTCGCCATCGACGCGCTCTCGTGAGCGCGCGCTAGCCCCTCCCGACGGGAGTTTCGATGTCGCTTCCGACAGGTTTGCCGCCGGCAGACGCCGGAGACTGCTGGACAATCGTTCTGTAATAGGGAACGAAGGGCGAGGCCGAGTGACTCGTCCCCCGCGTTCGCTCTTGCTCCGGACTCTCGGGAACCCCGCCCCCCTTCTCGGCGTCGGCCACCCGAATTACAAGCGTATGTGTGTAATCTAAAACCGGCGCACCGCACGTCGCGTGGGCTGTTCCCGGACTCTCTCGTTCGTGCGTGCTGTGATTGCATTCTGTGATAGAAAACGGCAGTGTCTGGCGAACTCTCGGCCCACTCGTTCCTGATTATCGGCCGAGACGAGCCGTAATAATCGACTTGTCTCTCTCGGTGGTCGTTTTCGACGACACCGGTGTGGGTCGTCAGTCCGCGCTCGTGGGCTCCGACACGGCCGTCTCGTCGCCGCGTTGCCGATTCGACCCGCCGACTCGGCGTGTTCTGTTACTGGGAATTCGTGTGTCTCTCTACGTCACACGCGTCGGGCTCGTGTCGCCTCTTCTGCCTGTCATCTCGCGCTCGTCGGCGCTCGTCGTCAACGGACGAGCGAACTACACCCGGCCGGGAGTTCGAGACCGAACCCGCCGACGTCTCGGGGTTTTCTGCATTGCCCCGCGCCGCCCATACCGGGACGTACTTTTATTACAATCGCTGGTAATGAGGATACTGAATGCATTACCACCAGCTAGCGGTGTCGGGAGAGCGTCGTCTCACGGCAAGCCGCGACTCCACGACGTACGACCTCACGAGCGCCGACGCGGACCTTCGGACGTTCGGTGACTTGGCTCGGGTGGCGAGTATCGCCCGGACCTCGGTCGACCGACTCGCCGCCGAACTGACCGAGGACGCCGACGTGGTCGACGACGCGTTCGTCGACCGGCACGCGACGGTTCCCGTCGACGCCGAGGAAATCTGGGCCGCGGGCGTCACCTACCAGATAAGCGAGCAAGCGCGCGAGGAGGAGAGTTCCATGCCCGATATGTACTTCGACGTGTACGACGCCGACCGGCCGGAGGTTTTCTTCAAGGCCACGCCGTCTCGGACCGTCGAACCGGGCGACGCCATCGGCGTCAGAGGCGACTCCGAATGGGACGTGCCGGAGCCCGAACTGGGTATCGTGCTTCGCCGGGGGGAAATCGTCGGCTACACCGTCGGCAACGACGTGAGTAGTCGGTCGATAGAGGGCGAAAACCCGCTGTATCTCCCACAGGCGAAAGTGTACGACCGCTGTTGTTCCATCGGCCCGTGTGTGGTGACGCCCGAAGACGTGGAGGACCCCCACGAGTTGGAGATGAGCATGACTATCGAGCGCGACGGCGAAGTCATCTACGACGACGCCACGAACACCAGCGAGATGGTCCGCAGCTGCGACGAACTCGTGTCGTACTTCACGCGACACAACACGGTGCCCGAACTGGCGGTCATCCTGACGGGCACGTCGCTCGTCCCCGAACAGCCGTTCGACCTTCAAGAGGGTGACCACGTCGACATCACTATCGAGGGTATCGGAACCCTCTCGAACTCCGTCACCACCGTATGAGCCCCGCCCCCACCGACATCGTCGAGGAGTTCACGCGCCGCGACTGGCAGGGAGACGACGTGACGGGCACCGTGCGGGTCGCCATGATCGGCCTCGGCTGGTGGACCCGCGACGAGGCGATTCCCGCGGTCGAGGCGTCCGAGTTCTGCGAGACGACGGTCGTCGTCAGCAGTTCGAAGGAGAAAGCCGAGGGCGCGACGGCGTTGACCGAGTCGATAACCCACGGCCTCACCTACGACGAGTTCCACGAGGGGGTCGCCGCCGACGCCTACGACGCGGTGTACGTCGTCACGCCGAACGGTCTGCATCTCCCGTACGTCGAGACCGCCGCCGAGTTGGGGAAGGCGGTCCTCTGCGAGAAACCGCTGGAAGCGTCGGTCGAGCGGGCCGAAAAGCTCGTCGCCGCCTGCGACCGCGCCGACGTGCCCCTGATGGTCGCCTATCGGATGCAGACCGAGCCGGCCGTCCGGCGCGCCCGCGAACTCGTCGAGGCCGGCGTCATCGGCGAGCCGGTGTTCGTCCACGGCCACATGTCCCAGCGCCTGCTCGACGAGGTCGTCCCCGACCCCGACCAGTGGCGGCTCGACCCCGAACTCTCCGGCGGCGCGACCGTCATGGACATCGGGCTCTACCCGCTGAACACCGCCCGGTTCGTCCTCGACGCCGACCCCGTCCGCGTCAGGGCGACCGCCCGCGTCGACGACGAGGCGTTCGAGGCCGTCGGCGACGAGCACGTCAGTTTCGGCGTCGACTTCGACGACGGCACGCTCGCGGTCTGCACCGCCAGCCAGTCGGCTTACCAGTTGAGCCACCTCCGGGTGACCGGCACCGAGGGCGAACTCGAAATCGAGCCCGCGTTCTACAACCGCCAAAAGCGGGGATTCCGACTGTCGTGGGGGGACCAGTCCGCCGACTACGACTTCGAGCAGGTAAACCAGATG
Protein-coding regions in this window:
- a CDS encoding zinc-dependent alcohol dehydrogenase — translated: MRGLAKVERSSGAMEFVERQKPKPGAGEVLVEVDYAGLCGSDAGIYEFESAFERMDLPTVIGHEYAGRVVEVGDGVTEFGVGDRVVERPIRGCGECYQCRIGEENVCQDAVITGVDHDGAYERFIAVPERALHPIPDDVKQQHAAVAEPTSIAARAVIENSRVGAGDRVLVEGPGPIGLLTAQVAGAQGGTVVVSGVGQDADYRLPLAEELGFETVNVADDDTEARRERHTGGVGYDVVFDTTGHPSGLTTAVDEVRKGGQIVLVGQTGETSMPYSPLVRAEIDLQCSYASMYEDFERSFRLIRDGDVDCETFVDTRFSLFEADEAFETFIEGGTCKPVFDISELA
- a CDS encoding SDR family NAD(P)-dependent oxidoreductase, encoding MVAYEHTPVSVSDKRVVVVGGTSGIGQAIALGFASEGADVLATSRRESAVDETADAIEELGANAVRETCDVTDPASLERVRERAVEEFGGVDVVVASQGAISRETVRDIDDDAWDHVTDIALGGVRRVTQELAPAVADGGSIINISSLAARLSMANLPAYSAAKGGVEAFTRASAKELAPEIRVNAIAPGFVITPQNADTYAEGTEKRERIDERTPLGRVAEREEIVGAAVFLASDASSFVTGEVVTVDGGFADSAF
- a CDS encoding D-xylose 1-dehydrogenase → MSPAPTDIVEEFTRRDWQGDDVTGTVRVAMIGLGWWTRDEAIPAVEASEFCETTVVVSSSKEKAEGATALTESITHGLTYDEFHEGVAADAYDAVYVVTPNGLHLPYVETAAELGKAVLCEKPLEASVERAEKLVAACDRADVPLMVAYRMQTEPAVRRARELVEAGVIGEPVFVHGHMSQRLLDEVVPDPDQWRLDPELSGGATVMDIGLYPLNTARFVLDADPVRVRATARVDDEAFEAVGDEHVSFGVDFDDGTLAVCTASQSAYQLSHLRVTGTEGELEIEPAFYNRQKRGFRLSWGDQSADYDFEQVNQMTEEFDYFASRLLSDSDPAPDGDHALVDMRAMDAIYAAAERGTDVAVDAADSDSADSDSADAAAANHDADPDSDGT
- a CDS encoding fumarylacetoacetate hydrolase family protein, yielding MHYHQLAVSGERRLTASRDSTTYDLTSADADLRTFGDLARVASIARTSVDRLAAELTEDADVVDDAFVDRHATVPVDAEEIWAAGVTYQISEQAREEESSMPDMYFDVYDADRPEVFFKATPSRTVEPGDAIGVRGDSEWDVPEPELGIVLRRGEIVGYTVGNDVSSRSIEGENPLYLPQAKVYDRCCSIGPCVVTPEDVEDPHELEMSMTIERDGEVIYDDATNTSEMVRSCDELVSYFTRHNTVPELAVILTGTSLVPEQPFDLQEGDHVDITIEGIGTLSNSVTTV